CTTCACCACAGCTGTGGTTAACACCACAGACAGAGGACAGATTCAGACGAGGGAAATGAACAGATCACAAAGCCAGCTCACATAATCATCCCACTCCTAATTCCACCAGGAACCCCTAACCTCTCCCTAGGAGTGTGCATGTCCCTCTGATTTCTCAGGCCGGGTCCACGTGGTGTTCTGGTTCAACCAGTCAAggtgcatggtgctgggctgtgtgcacaggtcccactagaggatgtcgggccctcatgccaccctcatggagtctgtttctgatagtttggtcagaaacatgcatacAACCAGTAACCCGCTTGAGGTCATTTTGTTGGGCTGTTCCTCCACACAGAAATGACGGGGCAGGGGTCAAAAgtgtgcattttcaaaatgctgCTTTCTAATATAACAAAAAACTGATATTTAATTCATGGGTCACCTCAGTTTTGTAGAATGCGGGAAACTAACCCTGTGAATCAGAAGGTGCGATATGAtttcttttgtttacatttttcattgtaaCGACAATTTCACAGAATGTACATGTGGTTCATGTTTTGACAAACTCGTTTTTAAACACACAACGCACATTAACAACTTGCGTTGCACACTAGCTCAATTCCAgtctgctgctgctgtctgttttttattcttttgGACATGCTATTGCCACACGCACTCTCATACGGCACACAGGCAGATATAAAAAGTGAGAGCATCTACTTTGGAAGACAGTGAGACATGTCTGATAATTGCAGCAAGTctatttaaatacaaaacattggCACTTGATATTGAATGTGGGTCAATAGGCCCACACGTTGTGATAGCCCTAGGCTACTGGCTCAgtggacactgacagacagacatgcgtGCTGAATAATGCATGGATCTGGAGCTTAGGCCTGGGAACAGCCGCGCAGGGGCAGCTTCTGAACTCTGCAGGCTTCAAGAAACCCACACACTCCCCTAACTGGGAGAGAGGTTTCACTCCTCCCGTCTCTGTCAATACATCCCTCCAGCACTGAACACATATGACAAGTATTTTACAATTCATCTACAGATTGGCCCTTCACACATATCATTCTGACACACAAGATGGCAGTTATTGCCAGGCTACGCTGATAACCCTAGATAAGAGATCATAATGTGTGTTCACACTGCCCCTAGAGCCTCCTTAGCCCTGGGCAAAGGGAGATTTTAGCCCAGTGCCAAGCAAGTGTTCACGCTTGCACATTTTGATGTGGGCTAGCAGCAgccttagcccagggctaacTGTACCTGCGCCGGAGCAGGGTTAGTACTATCTTTTCCGAAACACgatgacaaaataaccagtgtgaaacgGGGTTGAGCAAAAGCATAGAAAGTTTATTGTCCAATCCCAAAAGCTGcactttcacttaatttaccaCCCACCGCAAAACTTCGGCAAATTAAGCtaaatcgtttgtgctccgtttgtgctggtttatgccattaaaatgtcagtttgtgctgctatcattttatagatattaaataacattttaatattctgAGGTctctcagccccccaacatgctccaaattgagtcaaaataggctcattcatttctgctttgtttgtgctggtgtatgctgctgctgtcattttttagatattaaataaagtTGTATAGGTCATTCAATTTGCTGTGTAGCTTGAGTGGAACTGCTGATGAGAATGGGAGGAACtccccaaatccaggtgtgccaAGCGTGCAGAGTCAAACCCAAGAAGAGGCTGTAAGAGAAGGCTGTAATCTCTGCCAAAGGTCCttcaacaaggtactgaatGAAGGGTCAGAATACTTAaaacttctgtttaaaaaaaaagaaaatacattatttgcaaacaattacttttttgaaaaaggctgcaacataacatttgtaaaaagtGAAGGAGTCCGAATACATTTGGAAAGCACTGTACACGCCAACATCCCAGCTTCAGTCCAAGCCCTCTGTTCCAGTGAGTTCAATATAGCGTCTCAGTCTGGCTGGTGGAGTTGGCTGTCTGTGCAACCTGACTCCCAAACTGCACCTCTCCAGGCACACGCAATCAACGGCTCATGGAAATTAGCCTGAGGTCAGGGgtcaaagcccccccccccagcagcTGGAGGTGGAGCAAAGCCAgggcaatgtttttaaaacagccTTTTGTTTTGTCCTTCCTGCCATACTTTTTCCATTCAGTCAGACCATATAACCCAGGCCAAGCCTGCGCCATTATATGTCTGCTTATTAGAACATGTCTGACTCTGCCCTGCCCTCCAATGACACACGTCAGAGATCTGATGATGACAATGATCTATCCATGGTGTTGCCACTCCCAGTGTCACGTTCTGCCATTCCAGTCTCCTATCAGCCTGTAGGACTCCTGAAACGAAGCTAAACCCCAGGCAAGCTCGTCTACTCCTTATTTCTCGTTTGCTTCACACTGCAGTGCAGTGGTGTATGTCATGTCCCTCTGGAGTATTCTACTGTCCACTTGTAAATATTATCCGGCCTTGAGCTACAAacaccatttaaaatgttctcaaCTAGCCGTTTTCCGTTGTAGTTGTCACAGGCTTTgtcatgcacacatacacacaaacacacctccagctTTTAATATTGAGTTTGTGCCCCTGCCGGGCTGTGTGCTGGCAGCCTCCAGTCTGAGGTGTGTTATGCACCAGAGGTCATGTTGTCAGTCACCAACACCTGTTCAACTGTTAAGCACAGAAAGAGAAGGTGATCATAGAAGATGAAGAACTATAGAACAGCTAAATGTAAATCACTATACCTCTTCCTTGGTGGCTAATAACCTTATTGTTGAAATTAACTGCACTGTAGAAAATTATCCACTTTGAATGTGACTTGGTTCCATATGGTTGACAAACAAGAAAAACCTCCATCTTAGCATACCTACATTTCTTCAGAAAGTGGTTGGTGTTTGCTTTCAAAATGGAGTAATTTAGCAAgatactcttatccagagcgatgTCACCTTTAAAATGGCAAGGTTGgaaaaccacacaacccagcTATCGGCAAAAGCAATGTTAGaaggaaatgtaaaaatataaagaTCACAATTAGACTTGTTAGGTCTTTCTTAAAAGTTAGGGTTTCAGACATTTTAGGGAAAGAATTTAGGAGTCTTTGTCCTTGCTTTAATTTAATGCTGGTTCCTCCATTTTGGAATGGTCattatatttgaatataatcaaaaagtctcccccacatttttgaatgatattctaattatatgaccagcacctgtatatgtttTTGTGGATAAAAGTGATCTTTCAGAGGTCATTGGTGAAGTGACTGCAGATGAGCTAAAGTGAGCTATACCGCAAATCTGACAGGGatatttatcttgttttcaggttaaaaatcAAACCATCCTAAAATAAGGTTCATTTTTCTTAAGCTGAAAGCATATTCAATTATACCACTTGGTTTTAGAtgatatgccttgaatatcgaTTAATTTGTCTTCTTCCACTGACTgatttatttcaagcaaatttCTCTTCAAATATAGttccattttcttatttaaattttttaaggCGGTGAGGTGAACAGTGACTTCTAAAGGTGTTTGAGAGAACTGATGACTAAAtgctcctctccctttctcctcagACGCGCACACCTAAGGCTGTGTTTAGAGCGATTGAAATCCCTTGTTCCATTGGGACCAGACTCCAACAGGCATACCACCCTAAGCTTGCTGATGAGGGCCAAGAAACACATTGAGGTTAGTgtggtggatggatgaatggtgggtgggggggggggtggggggggagttTACCATCTCATGAGGTGCATGTGGTTAACTGTtgtagaataaaataaaactgtgacAGAGCTGCATGTTGGCTAGTGATTAATTAGTGTAGCACTGAAGAGACCGGTGATAGTTgaccttcataaatcaggcaaTGGGTTCCAATAATATACCACTTACCACCATTTCGGGAAATCATTTAAAAGTTAAAGAGTTGAACATTAGAAAACCTGCCTAGCAGAAGATCCTGGAAGTGCATCTTTTCCCCACGCACAGTAAGGAAGTTTGGGAGGGCAAAGAATCCCCGGACTCTAGTTGTGTTACAGGATCTTGACTGCATCTTGGGGTCTCCAAAACTGTGACACACATCCTCCATGCCATCAGCCTATTTGGAAGGGCTTGCCAGAACAAAAAGCTTTTATTAAGAAGAGTCTATACATTTAAGTGCCTTGAGTTTGCTAAACAGAATTGGTACTTGGTGTAACTCTGTTCTCAGGTCAGTTAAAACTTACACAGAGTTCTTGGGCCCCACAGACCAGTGGTGGGTTTATCAAGAGAATGATGCCTATGCAGTGAAGAACCTGATatctactgtaaaatatattgGTTAAtcttaaaggaaccgtatgtaggattgtggccaaaactggtactgcaatcactttaaaaataatGTAGAGTGTGTATCCCCTCCCCCTCGACTCGAGGTTgccagacaagctgcaggattCAGAAAGAAACGTAGGCTGCTTCTacgagcttccaatggcaagtgacGACGAGTCGTACACAGAAAAAGATATTTTGCgaagtaattatgtattgcaagaatttactaattgtcattagtcaaatataatcGTAAAGATGTATGCTCGTATGTGACTGTACATTGTTAACGTAAGTACAAGCACAAGCCTATGTCACTATGTGTAACCGATAAAGATacagctattcatttagctgacgctataagtgaaagcggccagctgtatttttttacttaccctgcAGCACCCTGCAGTGGGACAAATTCAATATCACCAATGGCTATCACAGGGTTGTTTTCAGTCCCATCAGAAAAGATTTAgagtaactaaataacatttgcaATGGTCATAACAGGTCAACTTGCAGCATAGTCCACAATATACGCGAAGAACGAATGAGGAATAATTTTTTCCAAGGTAAAGTTAGGCTTCGGTCTCAATTACGTTTCAAATTGCCAAACGGgctctgataatgcattgctaatgttagcatacgtccatctgagctaacgtaacgttactttgcacgaacatgcataactttgttcaactgtcatgaatatatgaaatgtccattgacatcaagtacaagttAATCAAACATATATGAATCTTACCTGTCCAGGAGAAAATTGGCAACGTTGGCgtctgtcttcaaattcttctccgttttcagccgtctccatctttcaaaggcatctcctatacaaattcttgttttattttggacTTTGTCACGACGTATTTAGGAATTATAACGAGGTCTTTTAGATTTCGTAacgttagacattatttatccgactagagttagggtaggttagagcagagctggcaaCCCAGATCCTGAAACACTACTGACTTTGTGATTGGtagataggtggagggtggcgcatcaggccaaaacacaacatgacaacatcaacatcagttgaTGGCTGCAACTCTCACATTTAACTGACAATTGACAATTTACAgttgtcagtgatataagtatttgaaatgaacatgatttcttaatgtctagtgacacatcagggccattttatgattaattgaaatagatttcttacatacggttcctttaattGTTATTAAGCTGTTTTGTTCCATTGTTCCTGGGGCTGTTAAGATCAACTGCATCATGAACTCAAGTACCAGGACATTTTAGCTAAAAACCAGGTTGCCTCAGGCAAGGGGATGAGACTTGTCCACAAGTGGATCTTTCAGCAAGACGGTGACCTCCGTTATCATCAATTCAGTCAAAGACACGGTTGCGTTACCACAAAATCCACATTTTGCCATGGCATCTCCCTTCCATCACTTGTGGTTTGAATTAAAGTGGGATTTCAAGGATCTGTCAAGATTATGTGTGGAGGAATGGTCTTAGATCCCTTTCAATGTGTTCTACAATTCCGAAAAAGATTGCTGGAAAAAGGGTCAGTGCTGTTATCCTTGCAACCCACACATCGTTAGGACCAGTCTGCATTGGCTGTGCTCTCTGACTGTGTTGTAGAGGTTGGAGGAAAGCGAGCGGAGAGCCCAGCACACCTTAGACCAGCTGCAGAGGGAGCAGAGACACCTCCAACGACGTCTCGAGCAGCTGGGGGTGGAGCGAACTCGTATGGATAGCACCGGTTCCATGGTTTCCTCAGACAACCCTGACTCGGACCAGGGTAAGCTCAGATGGACAAATGCCCTCTCCTTAGAAACAAATGACCCACATGAACTGGAGGAAAGCTTTCATACTGGTGGCAGTGGCTAACGTGTTGTTTAAGTAGATGATACTCGTGCGTTCTGCCGTGGTGTAATTAGAATGTTTTCACAGTAAGGATTGTCTGTGTTGAAATGGTGCAGTGCAGTGTGCTCACCTGTGttggtctgcctgtgtctggGCTGTGTTACAGAGGAGGAGCTGGATGTGGATGTGGAGGGTACGGACTTCCTGCTCGGGGACCTGGAGTGGAGCACCAGCAGTGTGAGTGACTCTGACGAGAGGGGCAGCCTTCGTAGCAGCTGTAGTGACGAGGGCTACTCCAGCGCCAGCCTGCGCCTGCAGAACCAAAACACTCAGGAGAAGGGCAAGCAGCTGGGCTGCAGCCTATAAAAGCACCACCCTCAacctctaaccccccccccattcctccCCAGCAATCCCATCCTTCTATTGTGCAGTTAATTCCCGCCCACCAGCCAGTCTCTGCCAATCAGAGCTCACTCTCAGCAGGACTGGTCTGTTTTGACCAAGCTCTTTTCTCCATATTCCAACTCTCCCGCCCAACCCCTTCAGCCCCCTAATGCAACACCACTGAGACACATGCACCGTCCGATCTTATCTGTCATATCAGCCAACCAAAATGGAGGACTAGTCTCTGGCACTGCTCACTCAAAGCCTCTGGTCC
This portion of the Esox lucius isolate fEsoLuc1 chromosome 13, fEsoLuc1.pri, whole genome shotgun sequence genome encodes:
- the mxd1 gene encoding max dimerization protein 1 produces the protein MAAIEMVQMLIEAAEYLDRREREAEHGYASMLPFTSSKEKDSFKRKNKSKKNSSSRSTHNEMEKNRRAHLRLCLERLKSLVPLGPDSNRHTTLSLLMRAKKHIERLEESERRAQHTLDQLQREQRHLQRRLEQLGVERTRMDSTGSMVSSDNPDSDQEEELDVDVEGTDFLLGDLEWSTSSVSDSDERGSLRSSCSDEGYSSASLRLQNQNTQEKGKQLGCSL